A part of Anabas testudineus chromosome 9, fAnaTes1.2, whole genome shotgun sequence genomic DNA contains:
- the lzts1 gene encoding leucine zipper putative tumor suppressor 1 produces the protein MGSVSSLINGNSVNNKHCKASEYRLKKGTNHHRRSGGCSLDGLLKCGFTQSSSSTSHPSKRLNHSGRSEDFFYIKVSHKPRPAYHRGGSMEDRGNRDGESDGRMKPKLLVMSGNMTEKTSAEKSLVRSTAFKPGNPMRMSSTETRHNSLDHILSPPEKAKSPDIRYKQDTFSGTLSDSGRNSMSSLPTHSTSGSLSTSTGPVSHSDGSSAPETRLSKGVLPNLPPWVSGNSANLDSSYRPGFNSGGLPSKANGDSGSPLSADEPNPLSETEGGIRSPITTDESLIERLEQRLLERETELQELQVCFEEKEADTCQLFETRQRYCAEEIEGLKQRCSTKLRQVSQIATKTQQALQLQVSQLQAEKERLQEDVYKLTQEKDLVELRLRSYETKSTQLAPTLEETQWEVCQKTGEISLLKQQLRDCQADISHKLNEIVSLRTSLKENTVKMEMLEKQNKDHEDKLHSRTIEVEVCQNELQRKKNEADLLREKVGKLEKDIQMMKQDLAVAKEQRLQHTLHLEAHAQTEALEKRIQGPDSPALGQGDENRVHISTESLQREVERLKQQLREEKDAQERLASSFEQERQTWNKEKDRVIKYQKQLQINYLQMHKKNHELERILKEVTAELESRTELGMDIAYSSGLQTYDDVIATEI, from the exons ATGGGCAGTGTCAGCAGCCTCATCAACGGGAACAGtgtcaacaacaaacactgcaagGCATCTGAGTATAggttaaaaaaaggaacaaaccATCATAGGAGGAGTGGAGGGTGCAGCCTTGATGGGTTACTGAAGTGTGGTTTCACTCAGAGCTCCTCATCCACCAGTCATCCCTCTAAACGTCTTAACCACTCAGGACGaagtgaagattttttttacatcaag GTGAGTCATAAACCAAGGCCAGCGTACCACAGAGGAGGATCAATGGAGGACCGAGGTAACAGAGATGGGGAGTCAGATGGTCGAATGAAACCAAAACTACTGGTCATGTCAGGGAATATGACTGAGAAG ACCTCTGCTGAGAAATCACTGGTCCGTTCGACTGCTTTCAAGCCTGGGAATCCCATGAGAATGTCCTCCACAGAGACACGCCACAACAGCCTGGACCACATCCTTAGTCCTCCGGAGAAAGCAAAGAGCCCAGACATTAGATATAAGCAAGACACCTTCTCAG GGACTCTCTCTGATTCTGGGCGTAACTCTATGTCTAGCCTGCCAACCCACAGCACCAGCGGCAGTCTAAGCACTTCCACAGGCCCTGTCAGTCACAGTGATGGCAGCTCAGCTCCCGAAACACGCCTCAGCAAAGGGGTACTACCCAATTTGCCTCCATGGGTCAGTGGGAATAGTGCTAACCTTGACAGTAGCTACAGGCCTGGCTTCAACAGTGGTGGGTTGCCATCTAAGGCTAATGGGGATTCTGGCTCCCCACTTTCCGCAGATGAGCCAAACCCTCTCTCTGAAACTGAAGGTGGGATTCGGTCCCCAATAACTACAGATGAGTCACTGATTGAACGTTTGGAACAAAGGCTgctggagagagagactgaactGCAGGAGCTACAG GTATGTTTTGAGGAGAAGGAAGCAGATACCTGCCAGTTGTTTGAGACAAGACAGAGGTACTGTGCTGAAGAAATAGAAGGACTGAAGCAACGATGCTCCACAAAACTACGACAAGTGTCCCAAATCGCTACAAAAACTCAGCAGGCGCTCCAGCTACAGGTCAGCCAGCTCCAG gcagagaaagaaaggctTCAAGAAGATGTCTACAAGCTAACCCAAGAAAAGGATCTTGTAGAGCTCAGACTGAGGTCTTATGAGACAAAGAGCACACAGTTGGCTCCAACACTCGAGGAAACTCAGTGGGAG GTGTGCCAGAAGACAGGAGAGATCTCACTGTTAAAGCAGCAACTAAGAGACTGCCAAGCAGACATCAGCCACAAGCTGAATGAGATAGTCAGTCTCAGGACATCactgaaggaaaacacagtaaagatgGAGATGCTcgaaaaacagaataaagaccATGAGGACAAACTGCACTCTCGCACCATAGAGGTTGAG GTGTGCCAAAATGAACTCCAACGTAAGAAGAATGAGGCTGATTtgctgagagagaaagtgggCAAACTGGAGAAAGACATTCAGATGATGAAACAGGATCTGGCCGTGGCCAAAGAGCAGAGGCTGCAACACACTTTGCATCTTGAGGCCCATGCCCAGACTGAGGCCCTTGAAAAACGAATCCAAGGCCCAGACTCCCCCGCTCTGGGCCAAGGGGATGAGAACAGGGTTCACATCTCCACTGAATCACTCcagagagaagtggagagaCTAAAGCAGCAGCTCAGGGAGGAGAAGGACGCTCAAGAGAGACTGGCCAGCAGCTTTGAGCAGGAGAGGCAGACATGGAACAAGGAGAAAGACAGGGTCATCAAGTACCAGAAGCAGCTTCAGATCAACTACCTGCAGATGCACAAGAAGAACCACGAACTGGAGAGAATCCTAAAGGAGGTGACTGCTGAACTGGAGAGCAGGACAGAGCTAGGCATGGATATCGCCTACAGCTCAGGGTTACAAACATATGATGATGTCATTGCCACAGAGATTTAA